GATAAATCAGCCGATGTATTGTTGTCGGGGCGATCGCTTCAGGTATTGATGCCGGGGCGATCTCATAGGCCGCACCGCGATAGACCAATTGTTTTTCCACTCGCTGTGCAAATTGCTCCTGCACCCGGGTGGCTCGTTTCACCCGTTGCTGGGGAATTTGATAGATCGCACCGCGATAGATCAACGTGTGTGTTGTGGATGAATCAGTAGAAATGTTCTTAGCTGAATTCGGTCTTGGAAAAATAGAAGACATGAGTTGCATGGTGAAACCCTCCAAAATTGAATGAATCATCAACAAATTGACATAGCAAAGCTGGCTTCAATCAGCTGCATTAGCGGAGAAACAGAGCAAGGAACAGCAGGGTCGGTTTTGTTGTCGGTGTCTAGCAAGGCTAGACACCGACAGTGATTGGAGATGTGACTTAATATGAAACGAAATCGGTTTGAACCAGGGTTGTGGTGTCTTGCAGAACTGCTATCAGATCGGGTGTGCGGGTGCCATTGTCCCGGAAAATAAGGGTGTCTTTCAAATCCGAGGCTCCCAACTTATGCTCCTGCTGGACGATGTAGGCGAAGGAGGGTCCATGAATGACCAGTTTGTCTACTCCGGATTGGAAGTCGGTGATGAGGGCATAGTCATTGGTGCCCGCCGTCGTGGAGATGCGATCGTCATAAAATGCCTGGCTTGCATTACCCAGAATAAAGCGATCGGCACCAGCACCGCCCGTCAACTTATCTAATGTGCCAACTCCCGTGCCGCCAGAGAAATCAACTCCGGTGATGACATCATTTCCAGTGTCACCAAAGAGTCCATCACCGCCACCCCCACCAATCAGGGTGTCATTATCGCCCCCGCCTCGCAGTTGATCAAAGCCCTGTCCACCTTCCATGAAATCTACGCCAAACCCCCCGTCAATAGTGCCGTAGAACCATGAAGTGTTAACTTTGATATTGTTATCCAGATTGTTGGCGATGATCTCCAGATTACCAGTGCCATCAATGATTAATTCTTCAACGTTTGCCGCCATAGAGTACTGAGCGTAGCTGAAGGAACCGACCAGGTGGAGAGTATCATAGCCACTGTTTGCTGCTTCAACAACAAGATCGTTTGTCTCGGCATAGTAAACATCATGTCCCGTGCCCCCTTTCAAGGTGTCAGCCACATAATCATAGGAATTAACACCCGCTCCGTACAAAACATCATTGTCTGCTCCACCCTCAAGGGTATCAGCACCGCCTAACCCTTTCAGCACATCATTGCCACTACCACCGATGATGGTGTCGTTCTTTTCACCACCCGTCAGTTTATCGTTGCCGCCCGCACCGTCAATGTACCAGGAGCGCCATTCTGAGCCAAATCCCAGAAATCCGCCTTCTTTGTAAGCTGCGAACGTATCGTCGGTGTTACCGGAAAACACTTTAGTACCCATGAGATTGTCTCCTTAGTAAAGTGAATGAGATGTTGATGAGAATCGTGAACCAGTCAATTGTTCAGTGAGGTTCAACACTTACGGTGCCAGTGATCTGCAACCCAAAGCTGGCTTCACTCAGCGGCATTGGCTGGGAAACAAGACAGGGGATAGTTGGTATCAAAAACCTTGCTGGACGGCCTCAAGTTGAGGAGCTGTGGTTTGTGAAAGCACCGTTCAACCTCCACAGTTCTAAGATTACCGATCGGATAACGGGGTGTCTCTATAGAAAAGTAGGGTTCCATCTCCCAGAAAAGTAGGGTCTTACCTGAAGGGATGGGCATTAAAAAGTATGGAAAGAAGCCTCAAACCCTGACTGGGCATGGTTAAATGAATCTGGCTACATCAGAATGAAGAGGAAGCAGATGGATCTAGAGCAGGCGATCGCCCTGATCAATATGGCAATTTCTGATCAAGTAGGGCGATCGCTTTCAGAGGTGGAACTTGCTTTGCTGCAAGGGGCCTGGCAGAGCGAAACCTATGACCAGATTGCCGATCGCTCTGGCTACTCAGTTGGCTATCTGCAAAACGATATTGGTCCAAAGCTCTGGAAATTACTGAGCCGTGTTTTTAACCGCAAGCTTAGTAAAACCAATCTGCGGGGTGTTCTAACGCAAATCGCGATCGCCAGTATTCCATCCTCCGCACCCCTTTCTGCACCTGTCCCGCCCCCCATACCAGCCACCTCACCTCCCCGGACGAGTTGGGGAGAAGCCCCGGATGTTTCCATTTTTTACGGGCGGACAGATGAGCTGATGATGTTAGAGCAATGGATGATCCGCGATCGCTGTCGTCTCATTGCGCTATTGGGCATGGGCGGCATGGGTAAAAGCTTTCTGGCTGCCAGGTTCGCAGATCAATTTCAAGCCCAATTTGAGGTTGTGATCTGGCGATCGCTGCGGAATGCTCCCCCCGTGGAAACCCTCCTCACCGAATTGGTAACCTTTCTGTCAAATCAACAAGACACTCAGGCATCGCCCGAACGGTTGTTGCATTGGTTACGTGCCCATCGCTGTCTGATTATTTTGGACAATGCCGAAACGATTATGCAACCGGGAGATCGGGTGGGATTTTATCAACCCGGATACGAAACCTACGGGGATTTATTACGGACGCTGGGAGAAACGGCTCATCAAAGTTGTGTCTTACTCACCAGTCGCGAAAAACCTGCCGAGATCAGCACGTTTGAAATGGATGATGGAAAAGTGCGATCGCTGTCGCTGAGTGGTTCTTTAGAAGCGTCTCTGGCTCTTCTAGAGTCTAAAAAACTCATCGGTGAAGTTGCTGAGAAACGTCGATTATGTGAATTCTACAATTGCAGTCCTCTAGCGCTAAAAATTGTGGCAGCTTCGATTCAAAGCCTCTTTGACGGAGACATTGCCACATTCTTGGCAGAAGAGACGATGGTGTTTAATGGATTGCGTCGTTTACTGGAACAACAGTTTGAGCGATTATCGAATTTAGAGCAAACCATCATGTATTGGTTGGCAATCAACCGAGAATGGACTTCGACCACGGAACTCATCGAAGATATTGTGCCAACGACTTCTAGAGTAACTGTGTTGGAGGCATTAGAATCGTTAGCGTGGCGGAATTTAGTGGAAAAGCAAACCGGACTGTATACTCAGCAGCCCGCCGTGATGGAATATGTCGTCAGACGATTCATCGATCACATTATCACTGAACTGCATACCCAAACGATAGACTGTTTTAACCACTTTACCTTGGTTAAAACAACCGTTAAAGACTATGTTAGAGAGAGTCAAGAGCGGCTAATTTTAAGCGCGGTCGCGCAATCCCTTGCGACTGATTTTAGAACCACTGAAGCTTTGCAACACCATTTGCAGCAAATTCTGGAGAAGTTGCGCTATGATCCGGCAAAACCAGGGTATGGGGTCGGCAATCTGATCAATTTGCACCGTTCCTTGCAGCTAGATTTAACGGGCTATGATTTTTCAAATTTGATTATCCAACATGTCTATCTTCAAAACCTGCCCCTACATCAGGTTAACTTTGCCTATGCTACCTTTGCTAAATCCGACTTCATCCAAAACTTCAGTGCCATTTTTGCTGAAGCCTTGAGTCCAGATGGCAAGTTACTGGCAACCGGAGAGTACGATGGTACGGTGAGACTATGGCGAATGCCCGATCTCGCGCCGATGCGATCACTATTTGGACATACCAATTGGGTCTGGTCAACCAGCTTTAGTCCCGATAGTTCTAAACTGGCCACCGCTAGCGCCGATCGCACGATCAAACTATGGGATTTAACTACTGGGCAATGTTGGAAAACCCTGCATGAAAGCAGCGCTATTATGTCCGTTTGCTTTAACCCCGATGGCAGAATTCTTGCCAGTGGTGGCGCTGACTGTACCGTGAAGCTTTGGGATACGCAAACCGGTCAGTTGTTAACCACACTCCAGGGGCATGAAAAATGGGTTTGGTCCGTCTGTTTCAGTCCAACGGGCAATCTCCTCGCGAGCAGTAGTGACGACTGCACGATCAAACTATGGGATGTACGCACAAGCCAATTACTGAAGACACTCAAGGGACATGAAAAATGGGTTTGGTCGGTTCAGTTTAGTCCCGATGGCACTCGATTAGCCAGTAGTAGTTTCGATCATACTGTACGGCTCTGGGATGTGCAGACAGGCAGTCTACTCAATACCCTGGAAGGTCATCAGGACTGGGTTGGTTCAATCAGCTTCAGCCCTGATTGCACATTGTTGGCCAGTAGCAGTCACGACCAGACCGTGAGGCTTTGGGACGTGCAAACTGGAAACCTCCTAAATATCTTACAAGGACATACAAATTGTGTTTTGTCCGTTGGCTTTAGTCCTGATGGGACAACCCTGGTCAGTGGTGGAGCGGATTGCTCAGTCAGGCTATGGGAGGTCAAAACGCGCCGTCTCTTAAATAACTTAACGGGCTACACCAACTGGATCTGGACAACCCACTTCAGCCCCAATGGCATCGTTCTAGCCAGTGGCGGTGCTGACTACACCATAAAACTCTGGAATACTGAAACCGGAACGCTCCTGAAAACATTATCAGGACATCAGGGATGGGTTTTTGCGGTTTGTTTTAGCCCCGATGGTAGCTTAATAGCTAGTAGCAGTGCTGACTATACGATCAAGCTGTGGGATGTGCA
Above is a window of Oscillatoria sp. FACHB-1407 DNA encoding:
- a CDS encoding DUF4278 domain-containing protein, translated to MQLMSSIFPRPNSAKNISTDSSTTHTLIYRGAIYQIPQQRVKRATRVQEQFAQRVEKQLVYRGAAYEIAPASIPEAIAPTTIHRLIYRGATYLKAI
- a CDS encoding NACHT domain-containing protein is translated as MKRKQMDLEQAIALINMAISDQVGRSLSEVELALLQGAWQSETYDQIADRSGYSVGYLQNDIGPKLWKLLSRVFNRKLSKTNLRGVLTQIAIASIPSSAPLSAPVPPPIPATSPPRTSWGEAPDVSIFYGRTDELMMLEQWMIRDRCRLIALLGMGGMGKSFLAARFADQFQAQFEVVIWRSLRNAPPVETLLTELVTFLSNQQDTQASPERLLHWLRAHRCLIILDNAETIMQPGDRVGFYQPGYETYGDLLRTLGETAHQSCVLLTSREKPAEISTFEMDDGKVRSLSLSGSLEASLALLESKKLIGEVAEKRRLCEFYNCSPLALKIVAASIQSLFDGDIATFLAEETMVFNGLRRLLEQQFERLSNLEQTIMYWLAINREWTSTTELIEDIVPTTSRVTVLEALESLAWRNLVEKQTGLYTQQPAVMEYVVRRFIDHIITELHTQTIDCFNHFTLVKTTVKDYVRESQERLILSAVAQSLATDFRTTEALQHHLQQILEKLRYDPAKPGYGVGNLINLHRSLQLDLTGYDFSNLIIQHVYLQNLPLHQVNFAYATFAKSDFIQNFSAIFAEALSPDGKLLATGEYDGTVRLWRMPDLAPMRSLFGHTNWVWSTSFSPDSSKLATASADRTIKLWDLTTGQCWKTLHESSAIMSVCFNPDGRILASGGADCTVKLWDTQTGQLLTTLQGHEKWVWSVCFSPTGNLLASSSDDCTIKLWDVRTSQLLKTLKGHEKWVWSVQFSPDGTRLASSSFDHTVRLWDVQTGSLLNTLEGHQDWVGSISFSPDCTLLASSSHDQTVRLWDVQTGNLLNILQGHTNCVLSVGFSPDGTTLVSGGADCSVRLWEVKTRRLLNNLTGYTNWIWTTHFSPNGIVLASGGADYTIKLWNTETGTLLKTLSGHQGWVFAVCFSPDGSLIASSSADYTIKLWDVQTGSLLKTLKGHNDWVPSVNFSPDGTCLVSSSYDCTVKLWDVQTGRLLKTWTDESWVMSVGFHPMGNWLASSNAGGMLKLWEVAAASSPISLQAHTGPIWSICFSSDGSLLASSSEDTDIKLWDVHQKSLLTTLQGHQNWVMSVNFNAEGTQLVSGSKDATAKLWDIHTGELLHTLKGHGDRLLSAYFHPSKPLIVTSSADETIKIWSADTGECLQTMRSDRPYEGMNITGVTGITEAQKSTLKALGAVDEGDRRVIFPEDFHI